One window from the genome of Salvelinus fontinalis isolate EN_2023a chromosome 3, ASM2944872v1, whole genome shotgun sequence encodes:
- the LOC129841257 gene encoding tensin-1-like isoform X5, giving the protein MGCIHSIQHCSRKRHAPEPEGSPKVAVHNIPIEILQLAELGKGAVSHAFTEKSCRKKRPCEVCRQTIDIPGAFCKECKTAVHKKCEAKQGSTKSLSHKKRIFLPRSKSGECAMERVMARHYDFDLTYITERIISVFFLPDLEEQCYRGNLQEVAAMLKSKHQDKFLLLNLSEKRHDITRLNPKVEDFGWPDLHAPPLDKICAMCKAMETWLTSDPGNVVVLHCKGNKGRTGVIVAAYMHYSKISAGVDQALTTLAMRKFCEDKVSSSLQPSQNRYIYYFGGLLSGAIRMNSRPLFLHQVLIPSLPNFQAAGGGYYPFLKIYQSLQLVYTSGIYDPQGSSARKLCVTLEPALLLKGDIVVKCYHRRPRGSEREAVFRLQFHTCTVHGAQLWFGKGELDLACADDRFPPDATVEFIFSYGPEKMKGREYRKNDPSVTVDYSTSDPVVRWDSYENFNLHHQDSIEDISHTRGPLDGSLYAQVKKRRGPGSVGASGVSPNGCPPSSPTNKPPSQAQPQTQPLSLSSDSGHSSTPSEHLEEHPPRPLSRLEKEKKEMDCLLSRTEGEGEERDRARQRDRETAILDDREPVPDGGSRREQRSCCVPAGHGSRCQRCGEAPGWERVREREPCLANGHYMDRCNRTKGNPKSRTLPALPSQQPASPRPLSPHLDLCHRHSAHPLPELPWEHPPPPLPCLHRPCYPYPAPEHVHPHAHTLPASNRVFCGGEECQLFHYAAHVPLSPRVSHQSLPSSPYREMFFRPAAPPPGGCPCRDCTCRRGHQSASARAFHPLRPDQPQSPHWARGRDSELWDRDAGLRRGREGPSQLWEAENLWEAEREAEIWQRSVGGMSSYRGHHSPLGQGHDPSVFLLGPNLPGYPSPHPLLDSPRGSSGYHTPQPPLHSCPCEPYQQVSPSESHGSRGYASGYQSGSASPLPPGGTNSGASPSEPPTDRQQQTDGHTGVSEVVQNIVGMEDCSSQGSLGQAEIDRQPACPTPLSDSDPDYTTITGSYVSSEKKQDEEKMCDPTEGSTWSPPAGPQEPSQGPQLIESLSVAPMSKASHSTTREPNSNSSTPETEWTLPNGHSTTPPTLVETQNQETIQMPNERVNPTGSTQVHTVSVHPPPTTAEDGESKVVESETKGSSGTEMSTQAASVPSPRNSFGPVQVQLNGTALPSDYPLSEKGSGTSLTPCSSLSSVPPSPHLYIGSPERRPSPQPSPLATDPAGRRLTHVSDSDPKPPSPVPDGYNTPTFPLASYYYPLLNVPHVPYTGYTAVTIPAAQPPLPEKRRLSSMPGSPNGYSSQSLLRASLGAVGPMGLSPQSSLLQVTFSPSVGELLPSVRRGLAHPGVREEVVESSKVNAKFVQDSSKFWYKPSISRDQAIAVLKDKEPGSFLIRDSNSFQGAYGLALKVASHPSNNVNNACLDSQAQLVRHFLIETGSRGVKIKGCQNESYFARFQQLWWMHNQASAVRLYSTLVYNGAGWDG; this is encoded by the exons CAGGGGTCCACTAAGTCCCTGTCCCATAAGAAGAGGATCTTCCTTCCCAG gagtAAGAGTGGGGAGTGTGCGATGGAGAGAGTGATGGCGAGGCACTATGACTTTGACCTCACCTACATCACCGAGAGGATCATCTCTGTTTTCTTCCTGCCCGATCTGGAAGAACAATGTTACCGCGGCAACTTACAGGAAGTGGCTGCCATGCTCAAGTCCAAACACCAAGACAAGTTCCTG CTCTTAAACCTGTCTGAGAAGCGTCATGACATAACCAGACTCAACCCCAAG GTTGAAGACTTTGGTTGGCCAGACCTGCACGCCCCACCCCTGGATAAGATCTGTGCCATGTGTAAGGCCATGGAGACCTGGCTCACCTCTGACCCCGGCAACGTGGTCGTCCTGCACTGCAAG GGAAACAAGGGGAGAACGGGGGTCATCGTGGCGGCCTACATGCACTACAGCAAGATCTCCGCAGG GGTGGACCAGGCCCTGACGACTCTGGCCATGAGGAAGTTCTGTGAAGATAAAGTGTCCTCCTCGCTTCAGCCCTCTCAAAACAG gTATATCTACTACTTTGGGGGTCTGCTGTCGGGGGCGATCAGGATGAACAGCAGACCTCTGTTCCTCCACCAGGTCCTCATCCCCAGCCTGCCCAACTTCCAGGCAGCAGGAGGAG GTTACTATCCTTTCCTGAAGATCTACCAGTCTCTACAGCTGGTCTACACATCAGGCATCTA CGACCCCCAGGGCTCCAGTGCGAGAAAGCTGTGTGTGACACTTGAGCCGGCGCTACTGCTGAAGGGGGACATCGTG GTGAAGTGCTATCACCGGCGGCCGCGTGGCTCAGAGAGGGAGGCGGTGTTCAGGCTGCAGTTCCACACCTGTACGGTGCACGGAGCTCAGCTGTGGTTCGGCAAGGGAGAGCTGGACCTGGCCTGTGCAG ATGACCGGTTCCCTCCAGATGCTACAGTGGAGTTTATCTTCTCCTACGGCCCAGAGAAAATGAAAG ggCGAGAGTACCGTAAGAATGACCCCTCTGTTACAGTGGACTACAGCACTTCAGACCCTGTGGTGCGCTGGGACTCATATGAGAACTTCAACCTTCACCACCAGGATAGCATTGAGG ACATCTCCCACACGCGGGGCCCCCTGGATGGCAGTCTGTACGCCCAGGTGAAGAAGCGTCGGGGCCCGGGCTCTGTCGGTGCCTCTGGGGTCTCTCCCAACGGATGCCCCCCAAGCAGCCCCACAAACAAGCCCCCTTCCCAGGCCCAGCCTCAAACCCAGCCCCTTTCCCTCAGCTCCGACTCGGGGCACTCCTCCACCCCCTCGGAACACCTGGAGGAACATCCTCCTCGCCCCCTGTCCCGTctggagaaagagaagaaagagatgGACTGTCTTCTGAGTAGGACAGAGGGGGAGGGCGAAGAGAGGGATAGGgcgagacagagggacagggagacGGCCATTTTGGATGACAGAGAGCCTGTGCCGGACGGAGGGTCAAGGCGGGAACAGCGGTCATGTTGCGTTCCAGCTGGCCATGGTTCGAGATGCCAGAGGTGTGGGGAGGCACCGGGttgggagagggtgagagagagggagccatGCCTTGCAAATGGACATTATATGGACCGCTGTAACAGAACCAAGGGAAATCCAAAGAGCCGAACGCTTCCCGCCTTACCCTCCCAGCAGCCTGCATctcctcgccctctctcgcccCACCTGGACTTGTGCCATCGCCATAGCGCCCATCCCCTGCCCGAGTTGCCGTGGGAACACCCACCGCCCCCCTTACCCTGTCTCCATCGTCCCTGCTACCCCTACCCCGCCCCTGAACACGTCCACCCACACGCCCACACCCTCCCAGCCTCCAATAGGGTCTTCTGCGGCGGGGAGGAATGTCAGCTCTTTCATTACGCCGCCCACGTCCCCCTTTCCCCTCGTGTCTCCCACCAATCGCTGCCCTCCAGTCCATATAGGGAGATGTTTTTCAGACCGGCAGCTCCTCCCCCTGGTGGCTGCCCATGTCGGGACTGCACCTGCAGGCGAGGGCACCAATCGGcttcagccagagccttccaccCGCTGCGCCCGGACCAACCACAGAGCCCACACTGGGCTCGAGGGCGGGACTCTGAGCTGTGGGACAGGGATGCCGGGTTGAGGCGGGGGAGGGAGGGGCCTTCTCAGCTTTGGGAGGCAGAGAATCTATGGGAGGCGGAGCGAGAGGCAGAGATTTGGCAGCGTTCAGTGGGAGGGATGTCGTCCTATAGAGGCCATCACTCCCCTCTGGGTCAAGGTCACGACCCTTCTGTTTTCCTGCTAGGCCCTAACCTGCCTGGGTATCCCAGCCCCCACCCCCTCCTGGACAGCCCCCGTGGCAGCAGTGGGTACCACACCCCTCAACCCCCCCTACACTCCTGCCCCTGCGAGCCCTACCAGCAGGTCTCCCCCTCGGAGAGCCACGGGAGCCGGGGGTACGCCTCGGGGTACCAGTCTGGGTCTGCCTCGCCCCTGCCCCCTGGTGGCACAAACTCTGGTGCCTCCCCCTCGGAACCACCCACCGACCGGCAGCAACAGACTGATGGACACACTG GTGTGTCAGAGGTGGTGCAGAACATTGTGGGTATGGAGGACTGTTCTTCCCAGGGGTCATTGGGGCAAGCAGAGATTGACAGACAGCCCGCTTGCCCCACCCCCTTATCAGACTCTGATCCAGACTACACAACTATCACCGGCAGTTATGTATCCAG CGAGAAGAAGCAAGATGAAGAGAAGATGTGTGACCCCACCGAGGGTTCCACCTGGAGTCCTCCAGCAGGCCCCCAGGAGCCAAGTCAAGGGCCCCAGCTGATTGAGTCCCTCAGTGTGGCTCCAATGTCTAAAGCCTCCCACTCCACCACGCGGGAgcctaacagtaacagtagcacaCCAGAAACAGAATGGACACTGCCGAATGGACACTCCACGACACCACCAACATTGGTGGAGACACAAAACCAAGAGACCATACAGATGCCGAATGAACGCGTGAACCCTACTGGCTCAACGCAAGTGCACACTGTGAGTGTGCATCCACCTCCAACTACAGCTGAAGATGGAGAATCGAAGGTTGTAGAGAGTGAAACAAAGGGGTCTAGCGGAACTGAGATGTCCACTCAGGCCGCCTCCGTCCCGAGCCCAAGGAATTCATTCGGCCCAGTCCAAGTGCAACTCAATGGCACCGCTCTCCCTAGTGACTACCCCCTGTCAGAAAAGGGCAGTGGCACATCCCTGACCCCTTGTTCCAGCCTCagctctgtccctccctctccgcaCCTTTACATTGGCTCCCCAGAGCGACGCCCCTCCCCTCAGCCCTCTCCATTGGCCACGGACCCAGCTGGGCGAAGACTGACCCATGTGAGTGACAGCGACCCCAAACCCCCGTCGCCTGTCCCAGATGGGTACAACACCCCAACCTTTCCCCTCGCGTCCTATTACTACCCTCTACTCAACGTGCCACACGTCCCCTACACGGGCTACACCGCCGTCACCATCCCCGCCGCCCAGCCCCCGCTCCCTGAAAAGAGGCGCCTGTCCTCCATGCCAGGGTCCCCCAATGGTTACAGCTCACAGTCTCTTCTCAGGGCCTCTCTGGGTGCCGTAGGACCCATGGGTCTCTCACCCCAGTCCAGCCTCCTCCAGGTCACTTTCTCACCCTCGGTGGGGGAGCTCCTCCCATCTGTCAGACGAGGACTGGCACACCCTGGTGTcagagaggaggtggtggagagcAGCAAGGTCAATGCCAAGTTTGTCCAGGATAGCTCCAAGTTCTGGTACAAGCCTAGCATCTCAAGAGACCAAG CCATCGCTGTGTTGAAGGACAAGGAGCCAGGGTCCTTCCTGATCCGGGACAGTAACTCCTTCCAAGGGGCCTACGGCCTGGCCCTCAAGGTGGCCAGCCATCCTTCAAACAACGTCAACAACGCTTGCC tcgaTTCTCAGGCGCAGCTAGTCAGACATTTCCTCATAGAGACGGGCTCGCGGGGGGTCAAGATAAAGGGCTGTCAGAACGAGTCCTATTTCG CAcggttccagcaactatggtggatgcataaccaggccagcgcaGTACGGCTCTACTCGACTCTAGTGTATAATGGCGCCGGAtgggatggctga